From Triticum urartu cultivar G1812 chromosome 2, Tu2.1, whole genome shotgun sequence, a single genomic window includes:
- the LOC125533798 gene encoding uncharacterized protein LOC125533798, giving the protein MNIKTLPAHYVLKRWTREARNGSIQDRQGRNVVENPKMEAELRYKDLSHKFHKMAQKAANSPQCCILLDKALDSVAPHIHDLLNASTSAMNELCNDKENVDPNVQQVDELLRSAWLKKKEVQSKNLRRKKNWLDKLLNGKHKVTKGPTKQGEKPQRKKDGVQQKKKDCVQPQVEVEKYDNNKEVNLVLQECNNIMCFTQLLTTDHDNLF; this is encoded by the exons ATGAACATAAAGACACTGCCGGCACATTATGTCTTGAAGAGATGGACTAGAGAAGCTCGCAATGGAAGTATACAAGATAGACAAGGAAGGAATGTGGTAGAAAATCCAAAAATGGAAGCTGAACTTCGATACAAGGATTTGTCTCATAAATTTCACAAAATGGCACAAAAGGCAGCCAACTCTCCACAATGTTGTATTCTATTGGATAAAGCACTTGATTCCGTCGCTCCACATATACATGATTTACTCAATGCATCCACTAGTGCCATGAATGAACTATGTAACGACAAAGAGAATGTTGACCCAAATGTGCAGCAAGTAGATGAGTTGCTTAGATCTGCATGGCTGAAGAAAAAAGAGGTTCAGTCAAAGAACTTAAGGAGAAAGAAAAATTGGCTTGATAAGTTACTCAACGGGAAGCACAAAGTAACTAAAGGACCAACAAAACAGGGAGAAAAG CCACAAAGGAAGAAGGATGGTGTgcaacaaaagaaaaaagattgTGTGCAGCCTCAAGTAGAAGTGGAGAAGTATGACAACAACAAAGAAGTAAATTTGGTGCTTCAAGAGTGCAATAATATTATGTGTTTCACCCAGCTCTTGACGACTGACCATGATAATCTATTCTAG
- the LOC125533800 gene encoding protein FAR1-RELATED SEQUENCE 2-like — MFNRTGVLCAHGLKVLDLMNIKTLPAHYVLKRWTREARNGSIQDRQGRNVVENPKMEAELRYKDLSHKFHKMAQEAANSPQCCILLDKALDSVAPHIHDLLNASTSAMNELCKDKENVDPNVQQVDELLRSAWLKKKEVQSKNLRRKKNWLDKLLKGKHRVTKGPTKQGEKPQRKKDGVQQKKKDCVQPQVEVEKYDNNKEVNLVLQECNNIMSFTQLLTTDHDNLF, encoded by the exons ATGTTTAATAGGACAGGAGTCTTGTGTGCACATGGTCTAAAAGTGCTTGATTTGATGAACATAAAGACATTGCCAGCACATTATGTCTTGAAGAGGTGGACTAGAGAAGCTCGCAATGGAAGTATACAAGATAGACAAGGAAGGAATGTGGTAGAAAATCCAAAAATGGAAGCTGAACTTCGATACAAGGATTTGTCTCATAAATTTCACAAAATGGCACAAGAAGCAGCCAACTCTCCACAATGTTGTATTCTATTGGATAAAGCACTTGATTCCGTCGCTCCGCATATACATGATTTACTCAATGCATCCACTAGTGCCATGAATGAACTATGTAAAGATAAAGAGAATGTTGACCCAAATGTGCAGCAAGTAGATGAGTTGCTTAGATCTGCATGGCTGAAGAAAAAAGAGGTTCAGTCAAAGAACTTAAGGAGAAAGAAAAATTGGCTTGATAAGTTACTCAAGGGGAAGCACAGAGTAACTAAAGGACCAACAAAACAGGGAGAAAAG CCACAAAGGAAGAAGGATGGTGTgcaacaaaagaaaaaagattgTGTGCAGCCTCAAGTAGAAGTGGAGAAGTATGACAACAACAAAGAAGTTAATTTGGTGCTTCAAGAGTGCAATAATATTATGAGTTTCACCCAGCTCTTGACGACTGACCATGATAATCTGTTCTAG